A window of Rhizophagus irregularis chromosome 9, complete sequence genomic DNA:
CggctaaaataaaatatttaagaaaaaagataGAGATTATCTTAACCAcatgcaaaaatttttaagaactTACTTTGTAACTTTCTATTCGCCATAATGTAACAagtatttaaactttttattattcaaaaaaagggTTATTTAGTGCAATAGAAATCTATTCTGTGATGTTCGTTTTTAGATAAAAACAATTACATTATTCAGTCACGTGTAATGTATACGACTGTCGTCTGTTGATCAATATGAATATCGTTTTGATCAATTTGAAtaattgtccggagcgaagcgaaggactatatatgtcTACGCACTATGATGATCTATGGAAATAAcgtgtaaattttcaatcacgtgagtttctctgtccaggaattccaaggcgttatgctgctaatcagcagaaaattaccggaattccaaggcggtatgctgctaattagtagaatatcgctacatctttatttattatacctcgCTCCGGACacaacggttcccgtttcctagtGGGTAAAAGGtaagaaattattactatatcaTACTATATCatacttaaatttaattgttaggATACTACGCCTATTTATTGTATATCAATAGTTTATCAAATTagcataaatatttatattgtaaaaaagagcaaaaacatgaaatatatataaaaaattatgtcaaATTACATCTTCACAATACTTTGAGGTGTGTCTTGAATTTTAAGGAcagaaatacaaaaatatatatattcccTCTAACAGAATCTACAAGGTACTTTTTgaagaaataaacaaaatcgaatacttttttttctgatctttataaagaaaaaacccACACCATatataataactaaataatgtattaaaaaaaaggagttaCAATAAATTGAGTGATATAATAATGTTCACTGCGAAGTGATAAACTCTCAATCTAAAAGCATACATGATAATTCGACaaataaattgtaacaaaCTAACggattcaaattatttaacagCAATTCCTTACCAAAACCCCACCCTTTAATATCACCTAACAACAACCTCCACTTTGTTGTTGTGGTACTGATGTACCTGGACCAACTTTAACGGTTTGCTTCTGAGTTCCCGGAGAGACGGTTGTTGTACCCATTCTGTTAAAGAAGTAATGTTACAAAATCtgtatttaaaagaaaagaaagtttCAGCGATTATATCATAATCTGTTTTATACCTGTCTTTAATTTGTTTAGCCATTGTTAAGAAAGCTTGTTCGACATTCGTAGCATTCTTGGCAGAAGTCTCCAAGAATGGAATATTCAATTGCTCGGCAAATTCCTAAACGaaggaaaatttaatttaatgaaaacaaAAGAACGAGGCATACTCAAATTTTCAACAAATGAGTTAGACAGGCACCTTAGCAGTTGTATATTCTACTACTTTTTTATTCGTCAAATCGCTCTTATTTCCAACTAACAATTTATTAACACCTTCACAAGCATAACGGTCAATTTCCTGAAGCCATTGCTTTACATTTGCAAAAGTATCTTGATCAGTAACATCATAAACAACAATGATTCCATGGGCACCGCGATAATAAGAAGAAGTGATTGTACGAAATCGTTCTTGTCCAGCAGTATCccactaaataaattatacaaattgtCAATTGCTAtagtatattttgaaaaatatcattattatgaaatacGTACGATTTGTAACTTAACGGTTTTGCCTTCAAGATCAATAGTACGAATTTTCTAggtattgttataaaaaaaacgagTCGCTATTAGATTAACATACGCGTTTGATACTTCTTTCATGGTTTACGTTCACTTACAAAATCAACCCCAATAGTACTAATATAACTCTCTGTATATGTATCATCGGCGAATCGAAGTAGCAAGCATGATTTGCCAACCCCAGAATCGCCGATCAACAGAAGTTTAAAGAGGTAGtcactataatttattaataatagtaaagaaataagagttaaattcgttataaaattaacaatattaggCTTATGTGCTTATTCGTTCCAACATGGCGCAGAATAGCAACGAGATGATGACCAAAAATAACAACCAAGCGTTGAGTATGAAAGATAACATTAGTACGAAATTAATAACGCTAACGGTTACTTTTACATTACAAATCAGCGTTGTCAATTCGCACCTATGTTGATAGCTTGATTTTCTCAAGGTCATCCCTCCTTCATAAACCTAGTTTAATCCATTGCGGTTCAAAAGTTTAATCTCTCTCTCAAAATCGAACAAAAACAACTCCTACGCAAAGTTGCAAAGGAGAACCTTACTTACTATTCTGGATTCATGTTAGTTAGTTAAAATAAGagattatagtaaataaaaaaggaaattagaAATAGATAGAAGCAAAGGAGTTAAGTTGGCCAGGAGAGAAAGAGTTTGTGTTAACTACTAACTATGTGGTCACGATAAGAAAGATAACTGTATATATATGAAACCACTACCCCGTTATACCTTTGAAAAACCGTTAAAAGAAGGGAGGAGGGAGTGGCGATGTCATGATTAGATATGACGTGTGGCGAAGAACGGCGAAGCCGCATGATTGGTTATTGGCGGATGAGTTAACTCATGTGATTAAATTAATCGTCAAAGGCTGATGTCATTTCTTTCCACAGAATTCTTATATTTAAAGGCggattctttgatttttttgacatttacataaaattagaATTCATCATCGCAAATCATATTAACGTAATTACTAATTATGTACCAATAAGTAAATAATGGTCTGGACCTaatatcacattttttttaaaggattattctttttatggaaataattgaaattatcataatttcgccggcactataaaaatttaagaattcGGTTGTCGGGTTTGATCTTGTCTAATCGTTATCTGTTTATGATATCATAAGTTATTGATCTGATAAAATTATCCGTGCGCGATGGGCTAAAAAGTGATGGacagaataataaaataaaaaaaaggttaaaaataaataactaattgTAGCACAGTAGTTTTGGTTAAATCGATGCAAACAAATTCTTTCAACtctttttacattttcttatttcctcatataatatatatgtaatatgtcTCAACCACTATATTATGATACTTGTGAAGCTTCGACTTCATTGAAAACGCTCCGTATTGTCaacatattatcttttatagcAAGTTTTGTCGGCAGTACTTATGTTTATATTCTTGACCCAAGAGCTAGAGAAATTACTCATGAATATAACAACATTTTTTCTCCTTCCTTAATTTTGTTAGCAATTTTATGGCctataatttacttattaagaTTCGGGTTTGTTTTCTATATTCAATTTAGCAAGGTTTctataattcaagaaattgtgACCGAAAGTATTGGCTGGCTATTTACTTTGGCTAACCTTTTTATGCTTGGCTGGTTATGGTTTTTGGTTcgtatatatttaaaagtaaataattagaaattattgattttttgaaatttacttttttttttaatttgtatagtTGAAACTGAACTTTGTAGGAAGTTCATTTTTTGCTACATTGACCCTATTAGTAGTTAGTCTTGCTCATTACAGACTTACTGTAGATTATCCTCCAAATGAACTCCCTTCTTTACAAGCCAAGAAAATATACTTTTTCGCTCATGTCCCATTTGCATTATACGCAGCATTTTCATGGTTGGATTTattccataatatttatatggcaatattaaaatcagaCCACGAAGAAGCTTATGCTTTACTAGGAATTTTAtgtatttggattttgggGATTGTTGGGCTTGCATGGACTGTTACCGGTTTGTTTAGTAACTGCCAAAGAGACGGACTTTTTGGTCTTACCATGGCCGCGTaagtttttttaacttatttaagttaaaaaatctaaaagtaATAAACGTTAAACgttaactttttttcttatttagaTGTTTGATCGACGTTGCTGTTAGAGAAtgtaatatattgtatttatcaATTCAAGCTTCATTGTTAGCcggtttaattttttcaacttttttatttttttacgttACTTCTggatataaattaaaatatgctATTAGCTCCAAATGCCCTTTGATATATGCTCCAAGGGAGCAAAGGCAACCCTTGATACAATAAttgcaaaaagaaaattgcaGGGGCTGGATGGTTACTTCAATTagctcattttttatttttaaaaatttatattgtattagCGGTTagataattattgtaaaaaaaaaaaaatttttttttgtaaaaacgaaataaaatatttatagaattataagacttatatttataattggaACGCGTATTGGcatatacataatatacatAGTCGCGTAAATGAATGCAATAATGAAATAACcataaaatatcaatatctTATTCAAAGTTGTTAAACGCGTAGATCAGCCACTGCCAAGCCTTTATGTAACTTCTGTATAGACGAGATTGGTTAGATTAACACTCTTGAATTTGTTCAACTTTTCCTTTTTGGGGGTTTGAATAAATTAGCCAGATGTTCTGAcagttattaagaaaatttcaattttttaattttttacgaaCTTTGAGCGAAATGGACCCTAGACCTTTACCGCCTGGGTTTATTTCTCAATATGATCAAAACACACAACGTTATTATTATGTTggtatgtaataatttaatcagAAACgtttggatattttttttatacacaACTTTTACTGcgaattcaatttttttttttataaggcaaaagaaacattaatttagttaaaaaaaaaatttattccatcTACAAGATACAAGTACTGGAGTATCACAATGGAATCACCCTCTTGACGCGAAACCATATTCCCCACCACCAGTGGGGCAAACTTCAAGTCAATATCCTATGCAACTTCCAACCCCTAGTGCAAATCCTAATCCGCAAGGACATTATCCACTTGGATTTACTGATCCAAATTCCTCTGTTACATACGGGGGAGGCAGTCAAATTCCACAATCAAAAGAATATGCTACAATTCCTTACGTAATGCAACAACAATCTTCTAGTCCATATCCACAACCTACACCATCCAATTATCCGTCATCTTATCTACAATCTGGGCCTTATGGGAGTGGAGGCAAACCTACCGAAACTTACCCTTATTCAAGCCAGTCAGATTATCGAGTTGGTCATAATCCTCATGGCGAAGCTCAATCTTATGTAAGCGCTCCATCTCATACACAAGGACCTCCTGGTAGTaaagtttctaaaaaaaaagaggataAAGGAATGGGAGGAATGGGAGGAGCTGGAGATAtaggtaaattattattaggtaCAGGAATGGGAGCCGCTGGAGGTTTATTAGTCGGAAATATGgctaaaaagaaattcaaaaagcATAAACATAAAGGATGGAAAGGCAAGTGGAAAGGTTGGAAAGGCAAAGGTTGGAAAGGTAAAGGTTGGAAAGGCAAAGGTTGGAAAGGTTGGAAATAGTGGATAGTCCTCAGTGATTCTATTTTAACCTGTAAAAATAGAAagtgtaaaataaaataatagtaatttattattataggaTGGAAACAACTTATTTAAATTGGGTGAAATGAATGccaaattttgttttatattacaGGCAGACGCGTGTTGTGCATGCGCGCGTTAATAATTCACGTTTGAGCTTTTTACTTATTGactttaaagaatattttctaTAACGATTATATTTGTTCTTATTGATATTGATTGTGTGACATATAAATATACGAAATAAACCTTTTCGTTTATGATGATCATTGAGAAACAATATTCTTGGAGaacgaataaaataaatgggaAATATTTCGCCAAACGccttttttaggaaaaattcAATCAGCTCACTgaactaaaaagaaattaattgaaatgACAAAGAATTTTTCGCAGAATAtcgtgatttttttagttaagaGATATACATAAATGAAACATTCAAAAGGAACAATATTATTTCCCAGCCGAAAACCATTCTCTTTGTGTATGGCTTTGTTGTACTAATACGGAAATTTGTTCCAAATACAGGAAGTTGtgataaagtttatttttataataaatttatttaaacccACATTTCtgcaccaaaaaaaaaaaaattcgttatattatatttatttactaaatctttgatcatcattttaaatttgtattatataataaataataaatagaatgattttaaaatttttgtcaaaattttcgGTTCCAACTCTTCATTTTCAATCTCCAACAACAAAAAATCCCATCACAACATTATATCCAACATTATCACCAGAAGCAGCTTCAAGAACTTCTACAAATCGTTTTAGCATAATGTCAATTGCTTCTACAGCTGAATCTGAAATAAATTCTTGGTCGTCATCATCTGTTGATGAATCCTTTACTccaataaatgatattaaagaagttATACCATTAATTTCTATCAATAACGAACAAGAAGTCCATAGAGTTGCTTATAAAACTTTACAACAATGTATAGATCTATTAAGATGTTTACCAAGCGACGATAAATATACATATGAAAGCAAATTTATCCCTTCAAGCACCATCGGGAAACATGTAAGGTAAATCACTACTAAGAAAGGCAAAGCCGATAAATTTCACGTGActtacaattttaaatttgcttTTGCAGACATTTATATGATCATTTTCGATTACTGCTTGAATCTAAACAACTAAAGGAGAAAAGAAAACCATCAGATGGTAATATCGATGATTACGATGATCAATATTATGAAGAACAAAAAGATGAATCTAAATTTTGGATCGTGAATTATGATAACAGATCAAACAACGTAAGTCGCAGTAATAATCAGTGGCGCAGTAATTTcatccttaattaatttttatgtaatatggATTAGATTCCGGTGGAAACATTACGATTAACAGCAATAAAACGACTAGAACAATTACAAACTACAATTATAAATGATTGTACTTTTATACCATTTAACACTCAAATACGAGTTGATGCTACAGTTGATTCCGAGATGTTAATGGATCCGATTCCATTCCAATCTACCTATGGAAGAGAATTATGGTTTTGTTGTCATCATGCGGTAATTATCTCCGATTATGCATTATacacatttatattttacttaccgtttgtctttttttttattgtagatcCATCATTTTGCTTTGATTAGAGTAATTTGTGCTGAACAAAATATTGTGGTTCCTGAAGACTTTGGTATTGCACCTTCTACACTTCAAAAACGATATAAAATGGAACACAACAgctaaagaataaaaaaaatagaaattttatgtatcTTGTTTGATTGTTTTATTTGAAGCATTCATGAATAGATAAgtctttaaaaaatgtaatagtGATATTCTAATATTGAACAACTATTAAATTAGAACTATCagcatttaatttaattgtactaaaatttccttttcttgtacataattattgtaataatttgaattaataaaattatttttgatacttAACAACTACAGTAATTAAAAGgcattaatacttttttttaaagtaaaaatctGTGCAATCTTAATGTGCGTAATCAGTAACCTTgctactatatattatatgcaaaaaaattttaagatatctATATGGATTTTCAAGTTAATTTGTGAAATAATGCTGCTGAAAATGCTACATAAAAGATACTAAAATTTgagagtattaaaaaattttagtaaagtataaaggttatatatttattccaaAGAAcattcatatattatatatataataaattaaaaaaattaccaatcactttttaatatatatcaattccttttttttaccaaaagaaTTCTGctatacataataattttataaaattatattaaaaatttttgaaaataccatttgataaataaaactttataaattttataaattttttttttcaatttttttttaatatattacatacaGTATTTATTAACAGATAGTAGAAACAAATACAAATGCgctaataaactatttattatttcaaatttccaataaaaagacttcatatatatatagtcaGTATTGGAATTTGGCCATAgccaagaatttttttagccAATTTAGCTGGCCAAAATGGCCAATCCTAGCCAAATTTTAGCCAAATAACAAAAtactaatactttattaaGGTTGTATTGACATTTGGTCACAGCCAAACAGCTAAATAACCAACTCCAGCTAAATAGCCAAGTGTTAACACTGATATAgttattcaattatattattatacaagtaAAAACAGATTTCAATAACTCACATTAACCAATTAGCTCTGTAATTTATACATGCAAACTAAAGAAAGCTACTCTGCTATAATCTGTATTACACTATTactatattagtattattataaacaaaaaagtaatataaaaagataaattttcttattatccTTATAAAGTTTTTCCATCTCTTAGCAAAATAGCAAATTGACTTAACCAAACTGCATCTAGactataaaaactatttaaattttctaaatttctgGACCAATCCAATAGGTATAACTAAtctataaaattcaaaaaaaattactgtatattatagatTATACTATTATAGTACTCCCTTATGTATAGTACttctcaaaaaaaagttatattctctattgatttcattatttaaataatccatcaaatattttaaatgtaacaTATAACATTactctaataattttataagtttaaacatcctttattaatagtaaaaatttatataatagggAGGAGTATAGGACTAAACCtccaaaatttgcaaaatatcTAAAGTACTATAGCAGGATCTgaatttgtataaactttataattaatttctgttCCAAATGAATAAAGTTATGTGTAAATTTTAGCCTCAAATTTTGCTATCTTGGGATCCagtgattggattttaatGATCTTTGGCTTGTTAGATTTATCTTAACAAGACGaacattttgatatataatttatctttttagatataatattGACTTAAGATATcacattttgaaattttagttACATGGAATTTGAGTTGTTTTAGTAATGTTCAGAGTCCTACTATGGCCTGCaatatatggtaataatattaatcctTTAAATTCagccaattaatattttaatacctttagcttttcaaaaaaatactgaaagataaaaattttgaaatgccaaaaaaaaaaactaaactaaactaaaataaaaaaaagtcataatCTCCATATTAAAGATGTTagccttaattattttttaaaaaattttgaattacggctataagatttttatagccttaattaattacggcatataaaaattttgtattacgaCACTTTTTTGAATTACGGCTAACATCTTTACTCCATATATTAGATATACTATATACATGCTgtccaaattatttttgaatgtcataattataatttgaaatgccgtaattcattcagtttatatgtaatttactatgtaaagtaccaaaataatttgggatgtcataattgaatttgggattttacttataattacagcaactcaaaataatttggacaacatatatagtataccagaaattagctaatttaatagaagatggaattaaataatttaagttcaaatatcagatttttttttttaataatatttttaaagagaataaacaatatacttttatttaagATACTAATTAGAACTAtctaagtaatttaataaataaattggtattttaccttttattatataaatatggaaGTATATTTCATATGCAATATCAGGCctttaattacataatatttatatatatctaatatatatatatatattgtttgcaatacatttaataatttattaaaataaaaataataacaaaatactACATATAATTAACTATCAAActacttattattttaataaaaaatactatgTATATACtgttatatgaaaatttaagttCAAAGTAATGTTGCTATTTAaaccttatttattaataataaaattcaaaaatctgaaactcaaaaactctatttttaatgaaaaaattagtaaatctaaaccttttctaaattataattagtttcaaaaaaaatataaaaacagtttaggcaattaattttattataaaaatagtttc
This region includes:
- a CDS encoding GTP-binding protein of the rab codes for the protein MNPEYDYLFKLLLIGDSGVGKSCLLLRFADDTYTESYISTIGVDFKIRTIDLEGKTVKLQIWDTAGQERFRTITSSYYRGAHGIIVVYDVTDQDTFANVKQWLQEIDRYACEGVNKLLVGNKSDLTNKKVVEYTTAKEFAEQLNIPFLETSAKNATNVEQAFLTMAKQIKDRMGTTTVSPGTQKQTVKVGPGTSVPQQQSGGCC